In Oncorhynchus clarkii lewisi isolate Uvic-CL-2024 chromosome 2, UVic_Ocla_1.0, whole genome shotgun sequence, one DNA window encodes the following:
- the LOC139367552 gene encoding phosphatase and actin regulator 4B-like isoform X5, whose product MESRVDEVDHLHTTTEGDGDSTPLPFKGKGKFSTLGKIFKPWKWRKKKSSEKFTETSEVLERKMSMRRPRQELIEQGVLKELPENEGDDPHSPKQPYVKNGHTLPVGGGGGGGRGHENQTRPPSDSGVNPSDFKINPTWLPQPEDRRVRFPPDVDRHGDQGGPRGSGHQEEGQRGGGGRSQGEGKSNMAWQGQVMGQVQGMGQEEGRRGGRLHLSDGDKRPGLQKAPSEDGRRSRPTETAWKPTLPRHASAEEGRARRESDSHFVPDPDSLRDTLRESLPPKQSVMPPKWLMSSTPEPGSEPNPATTYSSSSSSSSAVAKPAQTVSSAGANTQSSAIVSLAPSSTPQATKQPPLPLPKPVNRGVNAAMLASTLQGGVNQNDSQLPLYWSCWKREGDYDVYLSLPVYLCRRDGRGLRSGNLTQTGTSLVPTKPSPPMPPKRTTPVTKRNPEDPSASTQSVPTPSPSLLSPEDHHNHSVGFQMPPPSPPLPNYIPPSPPRQHLHTHYLHHQHSYQHPIPQPLLFDPPSPTSEPPQRPAPVPLHIMIQRALSSPGQAQPHPDGSQRSAHALLFETPPEYQGDRGRPLAVSIQPLKLAEDDYSEEEDDDDEEEEYDGELPQPELEPRSRRCMVGEPSINVIPEGPNSSEEEEEEEEEEEEQDLQREDSDSDGPVLYKDENSDEDEEDEPPPSALASRVRRKDTLALKLSNRHAPEKHAREDKSSSHTERRTPGHTPGHTHQGSTGLTWQSREQWEAIRTQIGSALTRRLSQRPSAEELEQRNILQPKNQVDRQAEVREIKRRLTRKLSERPTVAELQARKILRFHEYVEVTTANDYDRRADKPWTKLTPADKAAIRKELNDFKSSEMEVHEDSRIYTRFHRP is encoded by the exons TTGATGAAGTTGACCACCTGCACACCACGACGGAGGGAGATGGGGACAGCACCCCTCTCCCATTCAAGGGCAAGGGCAAGTTCTCTACCCTTGGCAAGATCTTCAAACCATGGAAGTGGAGGAAGAAGAAAAGCAGCGAGAAGTTTACGGAAACTTCAGAAG TTCTGGAGAGAAAGATGTCGATGAGGCGACCGAGGCAGGAGCTTATAGAACAGGGAGTGCTGAAGGAGCTCCCGGAGAATG AAGGGGACGATCCTCACAGCCCCAAGCAGCCCTACGTGAAGAATGGCCACACCCTGCCCgtgggtggaggtggtggagggggcAGAGGGCATGAGAACCAGACAAGACCCCCTTCAGACTCTGGGGTGAACCCCTCAGACTTTAAGATTAACCCAACCTGGCTGCCCCAGCCAGAGGACCGCAGGGTCCGCTTCCCCCCGGATGTAGACCGCCATGGGGACCAGGGTGGCCCCAGAGGCTCCGGACATCAGGAAGAGGGCCAGCGAGGAGGTGGAGGACGGTCCCAGGGGGAGGGGAAGTCTAACATGGCCTGGCAGGGCCAGGTGATGGGCCAGGTGCAGGGGATGGGACAGGAGGAGGGTAGACGTGGGGGCAGACTACACCTTTCTGACGGAGACAAGCGGCCGGGCCTGCAGAAGGCGCCATCAGAGGATGGAAGGAGGAGTCGCCCCACTGAGACAGCATGGAAGCCCACCCTCCCCCGGCACGCGTCCGCAGAGGAGGGAAGGGCCCGTAGAG AATCAGATAGCCATTTTGTTCCTGACCCAGATTCGCTGCGGGATACTCTCCGAGAGTCACTGCCCCCCAAACAGTCCGTTATGCCCCCCAAGTGGCTGATGAGCTCCACCCCCGAGCCCGGCAGCGAACCGAACCCTGCAACCAcatactcttcctcctcctcttcttcctctgcaGTTGCAAAGCCTGCCCAAACTGTCTCCTCTGCAGGCGCCAACACCCAATCTTCAGCAATAGTGTCCCTTGCGCCATCCTCCACCCCCCAGGCGACCAAGCAGCCACCCCTCCCCCTGCCCAAGCCCGTCAACAGGGGCGTTAATGCTGCCATGTTGG CCTCCACTCTACAGGGGGGTGTGAACCAGAATGACTCCCAACTGCCCCTCTACTGGTCCTGCTGGAAACGCGAGGGCGACTATGACGTCTACCTGTCCCTCCCGGTCTACCTGTGTCGGCGGGACGGCAGAGGCCTGCGGTCAG GCAATCTCACCCAGACCGGTACCAGCCTTGTGCCAACTAAGCCCTCTCCACCGATGCCCCCCAAGAGGACCACCCCTGTCACAAAGCGCAACCCGGAGGACCCCTCTGCATCCACCCAGTCGgtccccaccccctccccctcactgCTTTCTCCTGAGGACCATCATAACCACTCAGTCGGCTTCCAGATGCCTCCCCCGTCCCCGCCCTTACCCAACTAcatccccccttctcccccccgCCAGCATCTGCACACGCACTACCTCCACCACCAGCACTCCTACCAACATCCCATCCCCCAGCCCTTGCTCTTTGACCCCCCCAGCCCCACCAGTGAGCCCCCCCAGCGTCCAGCCCCCGTCCCCCTGCACATCATGATCCAGAGGGCCCTGTCCAGCCCCGGCCAGGCCCAGCCACATCCCGACGGCTCCCAGCGTTCAGCCCACGCCCTGCTCTTTGAGACGCCGCCCGAGTACCAGGGGGACCGCGGCCGGCCCCTAGCCGTCAGCATCCAGCCTCTGAAACT gGCTGAGGATGactactctgaggaggaggatgatgatgatgaagaggaggagtacGATGGGGAGCTTCCCCAGCCAGAGCTGGAGCCACGGAGCAGGAGGTGCATGGTGGGAGAGCCCAGCATCAACGTCATCCCCGAGGGGCCCAACagcagtgaggaggaggaggaggaggaggaggaagaagaagagcagGACCTGCAAAGGGAAGACAGCGACTCGGACGGGCCAGTGCTCTATAAAGATGAAAATTCAGACGAGGATGAGGAAGATGAGCCTCCACCCA GTGCTTTGGCCAGCAGGGTCAGAAGGAAAGACACGTTAGCTTTGAAACTGAGTAACCGACACGCCCCAGAGAAACATGCTCGAGAGGACAAGTCCAGCAGTCACACCGAACGACGCACTCCGGGACAcacaccaggtcacacacaccaAGGGTCAACAGGGCTGACATGGCAGAGCAGGGAGCAATGGGAGGCCATACGCACACAAATAGGCTCTGCACTCACAAG GCGTCTCAGCCAGAGACCCAGTGCAGAGGAGCTGGAGCAGAGAAACATCCTTCAAC cCAAGAACCAGGTAGACAGGCAGGCGGAGGTCCGAGAGATCAAACGTAGACTCACCAGGAAG CTGAGTGAGAGGCCCACGGTTGCTGAACTACAGGCCAGAAAGATCCTGCGCTTCCACGAGTATGTGGAGGTCACCACAGCCAATGATTACGATCGGCGAGCAGACAAGCCCTGGACCAAGCTAACACCCGCCGACAAG GCTGCCATTCGGAAGGAGCTCAATGACTTTAAGAGCTCTGAAATGGAGGTTCATGAAGACAGTAGGATCTATACAAG GTTCCACCGGCCTTAG
- the LOC139367552 gene encoding phosphatase and actin regulator 4B-like isoform X1, protein MSGQGLPLLSVLLLCCRCPVVVVIVQQCFLTLYSCLSDAIAPVDEVDHLHTTTEGDGDSTPLPFKGKGKFSTLGKIFKPWKWRKKKSSEKFTETSEVLERKMSMRRPRQELIEQGVLKELPENEGDDPHSPKQPYVKNGHTLPVGGGGGGGRGHENQTRPPSDSGVNPSDFKINPTWLPQPEDRRVRFPPDVDRHGDQGGPRGSGHQEEGQRGGGGRSQGEGKSNMAWQGQVMGQVQGMGQEEGRRGGRLHLSDGDKRPGLQKAPSEDGRRSRPTETAWKPTLPRHASAEEGRARRESDSHFVPDPDSLRDTLRESLPPKQSVMPPKWLMSSTPEPGSEPNPATTYSSSSSSSSAVAKPAQTVSSAGANTQSSAIVSLAPSSTPQATKQPPLPLPKPVNRGVNAAMLASTLQGGVNQNDSQLPLYWSCWKREGDYDVYLSLPVYLCRRDGRGLRSGNLTQTGTSLVPTKPSPPMPPKRTTPVTKRNPEDPSASTQSVPTPSPSLLSPEDHHNHSVGFQMPPPSPPLPNYIPPSPPRQHLHTHYLHHQHSYQHPIPQPLLFDPPSPTSEPPQRPAPVPLHIMIQRALSSPGQAQPHPDGSQRSAHALLFETPPEYQGDRGRPLAVSIQPLKLAEDDYSEEEDDDDEEEEYDGELPQPELEPRSRRCMVGEPSINVIPEGPNSSEEEEEEEEEEEEQDLQREDSDSDGPVLYKDENSDEDEEDEPPPSALASRVRRKDTLALKLSNRHAPEKHAREDKSSSHTERRTPGHTPGHTHQGSTGLTWQSREQWEAIRTQIGSALTRRLSQRPSAEELEQRNILQPKNQVDRQAEVREIKRRLTRKLSERPTVAELQARKILRFHEYVEVTTANDYDRRADKPWTKLTPADKAAIRKELNDFKSSEMEVHEDSRIYTRFHRP, encoded by the exons ATGTCTGGGCAAGGGTTACCTCTGCTCTCTGTGCTGTTGTTATGTTGCAGATGCCCAGTTGTAGTTGTCATAGTTCAACAGTGTTTCTTGACTCTCTATTCTTGTCTCTCTGACGCCATTGCTCCAGTTGATGAAGTTGACCACCTGCACACCACGACGGAGGGAGATGGGGACAGCACCCCTCTCCCATTCAAGGGCAAGGGCAAGTTCTCTACCCTTGGCAAGATCTTCAAACCATGGAAGTGGAGGAAGAAGAAAAGCAGCGAGAAGTTTACGGAAACTTCAGAAG TTCTGGAGAGAAAGATGTCGATGAGGCGACCGAGGCAGGAGCTTATAGAACAGGGAGTGCTGAAGGAGCTCCCGGAGAATG AAGGGGACGATCCTCACAGCCCCAAGCAGCCCTACGTGAAGAATGGCCACACCCTGCCCgtgggtggaggtggtggagggggcAGAGGGCATGAGAACCAGACAAGACCCCCTTCAGACTCTGGGGTGAACCCCTCAGACTTTAAGATTAACCCAACCTGGCTGCCCCAGCCAGAGGACCGCAGGGTCCGCTTCCCCCCGGATGTAGACCGCCATGGGGACCAGGGTGGCCCCAGAGGCTCCGGACATCAGGAAGAGGGCCAGCGAGGAGGTGGAGGACGGTCCCAGGGGGAGGGGAAGTCTAACATGGCCTGGCAGGGCCAGGTGATGGGCCAGGTGCAGGGGATGGGACAGGAGGAGGGTAGACGTGGGGGCAGACTACACCTTTCTGACGGAGACAAGCGGCCGGGCCTGCAGAAGGCGCCATCAGAGGATGGAAGGAGGAGTCGCCCCACTGAGACAGCATGGAAGCCCACCCTCCCCCGGCACGCGTCCGCAGAGGAGGGAAGGGCCCGTAGAG AATCAGATAGCCATTTTGTTCCTGACCCAGATTCGCTGCGGGATACTCTCCGAGAGTCACTGCCCCCCAAACAGTCCGTTATGCCCCCCAAGTGGCTGATGAGCTCCACCCCCGAGCCCGGCAGCGAACCGAACCCTGCAACCAcatactcttcctcctcctcttcttcctctgcaGTTGCAAAGCCTGCCCAAACTGTCTCCTCTGCAGGCGCCAACACCCAATCTTCAGCAATAGTGTCCCTTGCGCCATCCTCCACCCCCCAGGCGACCAAGCAGCCACCCCTCCCCCTGCCCAAGCCCGTCAACAGGGGCGTTAATGCTGCCATGTTGG CCTCCACTCTACAGGGGGGTGTGAACCAGAATGACTCCCAACTGCCCCTCTACTGGTCCTGCTGGAAACGCGAGGGCGACTATGACGTCTACCTGTCCCTCCCGGTCTACCTGTGTCGGCGGGACGGCAGAGGCCTGCGGTCAG GCAATCTCACCCAGACCGGTACCAGCCTTGTGCCAACTAAGCCCTCTCCACCGATGCCCCCCAAGAGGACCACCCCTGTCACAAAGCGCAACCCGGAGGACCCCTCTGCATCCACCCAGTCGgtccccaccccctccccctcactgCTTTCTCCTGAGGACCATCATAACCACTCAGTCGGCTTCCAGATGCCTCCCCCGTCCCCGCCCTTACCCAACTAcatccccccttctcccccccgCCAGCATCTGCACACGCACTACCTCCACCACCAGCACTCCTACCAACATCCCATCCCCCAGCCCTTGCTCTTTGACCCCCCCAGCCCCACCAGTGAGCCCCCCCAGCGTCCAGCCCCCGTCCCCCTGCACATCATGATCCAGAGGGCCCTGTCCAGCCCCGGCCAGGCCCAGCCACATCCCGACGGCTCCCAGCGTTCAGCCCACGCCCTGCTCTTTGAGACGCCGCCCGAGTACCAGGGGGACCGCGGCCGGCCCCTAGCCGTCAGCATCCAGCCTCTGAAACT gGCTGAGGATGactactctgaggaggaggatgatgatgatgaagaggaggagtacGATGGGGAGCTTCCCCAGCCAGAGCTGGAGCCACGGAGCAGGAGGTGCATGGTGGGAGAGCCCAGCATCAACGTCATCCCCGAGGGGCCCAACagcagtgaggaggaggaggaggaggaggaggaagaagaagagcagGACCTGCAAAGGGAAGACAGCGACTCGGACGGGCCAGTGCTCTATAAAGATGAAAATTCAGACGAGGATGAGGAAGATGAGCCTCCACCCA GTGCTTTGGCCAGCAGGGTCAGAAGGAAAGACACGTTAGCTTTGAAACTGAGTAACCGACACGCCCCAGAGAAACATGCTCGAGAGGACAAGTCCAGCAGTCACACCGAACGACGCACTCCGGGACAcacaccaggtcacacacaccaAGGGTCAACAGGGCTGACATGGCAGAGCAGGGAGCAATGGGAGGCCATACGCACACAAATAGGCTCTGCACTCACAAG GCGTCTCAGCCAGAGACCCAGTGCAGAGGAGCTGGAGCAGAGAAACATCCTTCAAC cCAAGAACCAGGTAGACAGGCAGGCGGAGGTCCGAGAGATCAAACGTAGACTCACCAGGAAG CTGAGTGAGAGGCCCACGGTTGCTGAACTACAGGCCAGAAAGATCCTGCGCTTCCACGAGTATGTGGAGGTCACCACAGCCAATGATTACGATCGGCGAGCAGACAAGCCCTGGACCAAGCTAACACCCGCCGACAAG GCTGCCATTCGGAAGGAGCTCAATGACTTTAAGAGCTCTGAAATGGAGGTTCATGAAGACAGTAGGATCTATACAAG GTTCCACCGGCCTTAG
- the LOC139367552 gene encoding phosphatase and actin regulator 4B-like isoform X6 — MSGQGLPLLSVLLLCCRCPVVVVIVQQCFLTLYSCLSDAIAPVDEVDHLHTTTEGDGDSTPLPFKGKGKFSTLGKIFKPWKWRKKKSSEKFTETSEVLERKMSMRRPRQELIEQGVLKELPENEGDDPHSPKQPYVKNGHTLPVGGGGGGGRGHENQTRPPSDSGVNPSDFKINPTWLPQPEDRRVRFPPDVDRHGDQGGPRGSGHQEEGQRGGGGRSQGEGKSNMAWQGQVMGQVQGMGQEEGRRGGRLHLSDGDKRPGLQKAPSEDGRRSRPTETAWKPTLPRHASAEEGRARRESDSHFVPDPDSLRDTLRESLPPKQSVMPPKWLMSSTPEPGSEPNPATTYSSSSSSSSAVAKPAQTVSSAGANTQSSAIVSLAPSSTPQATKQPPLPLPKPVNRGVNAAMLGNLTQTGTSLVPTKPSPPMPPKRTTPVTKRNPEDPSASTQSVPTPSPSLLSPEDHHNHSVGFQMPPPSPPLPNYIPPSPPRQHLHTHYLHHQHSYQHPIPQPLLFDPPSPTSEPPQRPAPVPLHIMIQRALSSPGQAQPHPDGSQRSAHALLFETPPEYQGDRGRPLAVSIQPLKLAEDDYSEEEDDDDEEEEYDGELPQPELEPRSRRCMVGEPSINVIPEGPNSSEEEEEEEEEEEEQDLQREDSDSDGPVLYKDENSDEDEEDEPPPSALASRVRRKDTLALKLSNRHAPEKHAREDKSSSHTERRTPGHTPGHTHQGSTGLTWQSREQWEAIRTQIGSALTRRLSQRPSAEELEQRNILQPKNQVDRQAEVREIKRRLTRKLSERPTVAELQARKILRFHEYVEVTTANDYDRRADKPWTKLTPADKAAIRKELNDFKSSEMEVHEDSRIYTRFHRP, encoded by the exons ATGTCTGGGCAAGGGTTACCTCTGCTCTCTGTGCTGTTGTTATGTTGCAGATGCCCAGTTGTAGTTGTCATAGTTCAACAGTGTTTCTTGACTCTCTATTCTTGTCTCTCTGACGCCATTGCTCCAGTTGATGAAGTTGACCACCTGCACACCACGACGGAGGGAGATGGGGACAGCACCCCTCTCCCATTCAAGGGCAAGGGCAAGTTCTCTACCCTTGGCAAGATCTTCAAACCATGGAAGTGGAGGAAGAAGAAAAGCAGCGAGAAGTTTACGGAAACTTCAGAAG TTCTGGAGAGAAAGATGTCGATGAGGCGACCGAGGCAGGAGCTTATAGAACAGGGAGTGCTGAAGGAGCTCCCGGAGAATG AAGGGGACGATCCTCACAGCCCCAAGCAGCCCTACGTGAAGAATGGCCACACCCTGCCCgtgggtggaggtggtggagggggcAGAGGGCATGAGAACCAGACAAGACCCCCTTCAGACTCTGGGGTGAACCCCTCAGACTTTAAGATTAACCCAACCTGGCTGCCCCAGCCAGAGGACCGCAGGGTCCGCTTCCCCCCGGATGTAGACCGCCATGGGGACCAGGGTGGCCCCAGAGGCTCCGGACATCAGGAAGAGGGCCAGCGAGGAGGTGGAGGACGGTCCCAGGGGGAGGGGAAGTCTAACATGGCCTGGCAGGGCCAGGTGATGGGCCAGGTGCAGGGGATGGGACAGGAGGAGGGTAGACGTGGGGGCAGACTACACCTTTCTGACGGAGACAAGCGGCCGGGCCTGCAGAAGGCGCCATCAGAGGATGGAAGGAGGAGTCGCCCCACTGAGACAGCATGGAAGCCCACCCTCCCCCGGCACGCGTCCGCAGAGGAGGGAAGGGCCCGTAGAG AATCAGATAGCCATTTTGTTCCTGACCCAGATTCGCTGCGGGATACTCTCCGAGAGTCACTGCCCCCCAAACAGTCCGTTATGCCCCCCAAGTGGCTGATGAGCTCCACCCCCGAGCCCGGCAGCGAACCGAACCCTGCAACCAcatactcttcctcctcctcttcttcctctgcaGTTGCAAAGCCTGCCCAAACTGTCTCCTCTGCAGGCGCCAACACCCAATCTTCAGCAATAGTGTCCCTTGCGCCATCCTCCACCCCCCAGGCGACCAAGCAGCCACCCCTCCCCCTGCCCAAGCCCGTCAACAGGGGCGTTAATGCTGCCATGTTGG GCAATCTCACCCAGACCGGTACCAGCCTTGTGCCAACTAAGCCCTCTCCACCGATGCCCCCCAAGAGGACCACCCCTGTCACAAAGCGCAACCCGGAGGACCCCTCTGCATCCACCCAGTCGgtccccaccccctccccctcactgCTTTCTCCTGAGGACCATCATAACCACTCAGTCGGCTTCCAGATGCCTCCCCCGTCCCCGCCCTTACCCAACTAcatccccccttctcccccccgCCAGCATCTGCACACGCACTACCTCCACCACCAGCACTCCTACCAACATCCCATCCCCCAGCCCTTGCTCTTTGACCCCCCCAGCCCCACCAGTGAGCCCCCCCAGCGTCCAGCCCCCGTCCCCCTGCACATCATGATCCAGAGGGCCCTGTCCAGCCCCGGCCAGGCCCAGCCACATCCCGACGGCTCCCAGCGTTCAGCCCACGCCCTGCTCTTTGAGACGCCGCCCGAGTACCAGGGGGACCGCGGCCGGCCCCTAGCCGTCAGCATCCAGCCTCTGAAACT gGCTGAGGATGactactctgaggaggaggatgatgatgatgaagaggaggagtacGATGGGGAGCTTCCCCAGCCAGAGCTGGAGCCACGGAGCAGGAGGTGCATGGTGGGAGAGCCCAGCATCAACGTCATCCCCGAGGGGCCCAACagcagtgaggaggaggaggaggaggaggaggaagaagaagagcagGACCTGCAAAGGGAAGACAGCGACTCGGACGGGCCAGTGCTCTATAAAGATGAAAATTCAGACGAGGATGAGGAAGATGAGCCTCCACCCA GTGCTTTGGCCAGCAGGGTCAGAAGGAAAGACACGTTAGCTTTGAAACTGAGTAACCGACACGCCCCAGAGAAACATGCTCGAGAGGACAAGTCCAGCAGTCACACCGAACGACGCACTCCGGGACAcacaccaggtcacacacaccaAGGGTCAACAGGGCTGACATGGCAGAGCAGGGAGCAATGGGAGGCCATACGCACACAAATAGGCTCTGCACTCACAAG GCGTCTCAGCCAGAGACCCAGTGCAGAGGAGCTGGAGCAGAGAAACATCCTTCAAC cCAAGAACCAGGTAGACAGGCAGGCGGAGGTCCGAGAGATCAAACGTAGACTCACCAGGAAG CTGAGTGAGAGGCCCACGGTTGCTGAACTACAGGCCAGAAAGATCCTGCGCTTCCACGAGTATGTGGAGGTCACCACAGCCAATGATTACGATCGGCGAGCAGACAAGCCCTGGACCAAGCTAACACCCGCCGACAAG GCTGCCATTCGGAAGGAGCTCAATGACTTTAAGAGCTCTGAAATGGAGGTTCATGAAGACAGTAGGATCTATACAAG GTTCCACCGGCCTTAG
- the LOC139367552 gene encoding phosphatase and actin regulator 4B-like isoform X2: MGQSLPLETPAQDQHIPRSVDEVDHLHTTTEGDGDSTPLPFKGKGKFSTLGKIFKPWKWRKKKSSEKFTETSEVLERKMSMRRPRQELIEQGVLKELPENEGDDPHSPKQPYVKNGHTLPVGGGGGGGRGHENQTRPPSDSGVNPSDFKINPTWLPQPEDRRVRFPPDVDRHGDQGGPRGSGHQEEGQRGGGGRSQGEGKSNMAWQGQVMGQVQGMGQEEGRRGGRLHLSDGDKRPGLQKAPSEDGRRSRPTETAWKPTLPRHASAEEGRARRESDSHFVPDPDSLRDTLRESLPPKQSVMPPKWLMSSTPEPGSEPNPATTYSSSSSSSSAVAKPAQTVSSAGANTQSSAIVSLAPSSTPQATKQPPLPLPKPVNRGVNAAMLASTLQGGVNQNDSQLPLYWSCWKREGDYDVYLSLPVYLCRRDGRGLRSGNLTQTGTSLVPTKPSPPMPPKRTTPVTKRNPEDPSASTQSVPTPSPSLLSPEDHHNHSVGFQMPPPSPPLPNYIPPSPPRQHLHTHYLHHQHSYQHPIPQPLLFDPPSPTSEPPQRPAPVPLHIMIQRALSSPGQAQPHPDGSQRSAHALLFETPPEYQGDRGRPLAVSIQPLKLAEDDYSEEEDDDDEEEEYDGELPQPELEPRSRRCMVGEPSINVIPEGPNSSEEEEEEEEEEEEQDLQREDSDSDGPVLYKDENSDEDEEDEPPPSALASRVRRKDTLALKLSNRHAPEKHAREDKSSSHTERRTPGHTPGHTHQGSTGLTWQSREQWEAIRTQIGSALTRRLSQRPSAEELEQRNILQPKNQVDRQAEVREIKRRLTRKLSERPTVAELQARKILRFHEYVEVTTANDYDRRADKPWTKLTPADKAAIRKELNDFKSSEMEVHEDSRIYTRFHRP; this comes from the exons ATGGGACAGAGCCTTCCTCTGGAGACCCCAGCTCAGGACCAACACATCCCCCGCAGCG TTGATGAAGTTGACCACCTGCACACCACGACGGAGGGAGATGGGGACAGCACCCCTCTCCCATTCAAGGGCAAGGGCAAGTTCTCTACCCTTGGCAAGATCTTCAAACCATGGAAGTGGAGGAAGAAGAAAAGCAGCGAGAAGTTTACGGAAACTTCAGAAG TTCTGGAGAGAAAGATGTCGATGAGGCGACCGAGGCAGGAGCTTATAGAACAGGGAGTGCTGAAGGAGCTCCCGGAGAATG AAGGGGACGATCCTCACAGCCCCAAGCAGCCCTACGTGAAGAATGGCCACACCCTGCCCgtgggtggaggtggtggagggggcAGAGGGCATGAGAACCAGACAAGACCCCCTTCAGACTCTGGGGTGAACCCCTCAGACTTTAAGATTAACCCAACCTGGCTGCCCCAGCCAGAGGACCGCAGGGTCCGCTTCCCCCCGGATGTAGACCGCCATGGGGACCAGGGTGGCCCCAGAGGCTCCGGACATCAGGAAGAGGGCCAGCGAGGAGGTGGAGGACGGTCCCAGGGGGAGGGGAAGTCTAACATGGCCTGGCAGGGCCAGGTGATGGGCCAGGTGCAGGGGATGGGACAGGAGGAGGGTAGACGTGGGGGCAGACTACACCTTTCTGACGGAGACAAGCGGCCGGGCCTGCAGAAGGCGCCATCAGAGGATGGAAGGAGGAGTCGCCCCACTGAGACAGCATGGAAGCCCACCCTCCCCCGGCACGCGTCCGCAGAGGAGGGAAGGGCCCGTAGAG AATCAGATAGCCATTTTGTTCCTGACCCAGATTCGCTGCGGGATACTCTCCGAGAGTCACTGCCCCCCAAACAGTCCGTTATGCCCCCCAAGTGGCTGATGAGCTCCACCCCCGAGCCCGGCAGCGAACCGAACCCTGCAACCAcatactcttcctcctcctcttcttcctctgcaGTTGCAAAGCCTGCCCAAACTGTCTCCTCTGCAGGCGCCAACACCCAATCTTCAGCAATAGTGTCCCTTGCGCCATCCTCCACCCCCCAGGCGACCAAGCAGCCACCCCTCCCCCTGCCCAAGCCCGTCAACAGGGGCGTTAATGCTGCCATGTTGG CCTCCACTCTACAGGGGGGTGTGAACCAGAATGACTCCCAACTGCCCCTCTACTGGTCCTGCTGGAAACGCGAGGGCGACTATGACGTCTACCTGTCCCTCCCGGTCTACCTGTGTCGGCGGGACGGCAGAGGCCTGCGGTCAG GCAATCTCACCCAGACCGGTACCAGCCTTGTGCCAACTAAGCCCTCTCCACCGATGCCCCCCAAGAGGACCACCCCTGTCACAAAGCGCAACCCGGAGGACCCCTCTGCATCCACCCAGTCGgtccccaccccctccccctcactgCTTTCTCCTGAGGACCATCATAACCACTCAGTCGGCTTCCAGATGCCTCCCCCGTCCCCGCCCTTACCCAACTAcatccccccttctcccccccgCCAGCATCTGCACACGCACTACCTCCACCACCAGCACTCCTACCAACATCCCATCCCCCAGCCCTTGCTCTTTGACCCCCCCAGCCCCACCAGTGAGCCCCCCCAGCGTCCAGCCCCCGTCCCCCTGCACATCATGATCCAGAGGGCCCTGTCCAGCCCCGGCCAGGCCCAGCCACATCCCGACGGCTCCCAGCGTTCAGCCCACGCCCTGCTCTTTGAGACGCCGCCCGAGTACCAGGGGGACCGCGGCCGGCCCCTAGCCGTCAGCATCCAGCCTCTGAAACT gGCTGAGGATGactactctgaggaggaggatgatgatgatgaagaggaggagtacGATGGGGAGCTTCCCCAGCCAGAGCTGGAGCCACGGAGCAGGAGGTGCATGGTGGGAGAGCCCAGCATCAACGTCATCCCCGAGGGGCCCAACagcagtgaggaggaggaggaggaggaggaggaagaagaagagcagGACCTGCAAAGGGAAGACAGCGACTCGGACGGGCCAGTGCTCTATAAAGATGAAAATTCAGACGAGGATGAGGAAGATGAGCCTCCACCCA GTGCTTTGGCCAGCAGGGTCAGAAGGAAAGACACGTTAGCTTTGAAACTGAGTAACCGACACGCCCCAGAGAAACATGCTCGAGAGGACAAGTCCAGCAGTCACACCGAACGACGCACTCCGGGACAcacaccaggtcacacacaccaAGGGTCAACAGGGCTGACATGGCAGAGCAGGGAGCAATGGGAGGCCATACGCACACAAATAGGCTCTGCACTCACAAG GCGTCTCAGCCAGAGACCCAGTGCAGAGGAGCTGGAGCAGAGAAACATCCTTCAAC cCAAGAACCAGGTAGACAGGCAGGCGGAGGTCCGAGAGATCAAACGTAGACTCACCAGGAAG CTGAGTGAGAGGCCCACGGTTGCTGAACTACAGGCCAGAAAGATCCTGCGCTTCCACGAGTATGTGGAGGTCACCACAGCCAATGATTACGATCGGCGAGCAGACAAGCCCTGGACCAAGCTAACACCCGCCGACAAG GCTGCCATTCGGAAGGAGCTCAATGACTTTAAGAGCTCTGAAATGGAGGTTCATGAAGACAGTAGGATCTATACAAG GTTCCACCGGCCTTAG